AAGAAAGCAAGGACACCTTTATCTTCTTTGTGTTTTCACTGCAGCAAATGGAAAGATGTGGGTGGAGACCAACGGATGGAAATTAAGAGTAAGACAGGGGACAAGGAGGTGGAAGGTTGGGACACAAGAAAGGAAGTGTGAGAAGAAAAGCTTCACAGAgaatgtaaaaggaaaaaaaaaaactggcaggaGGCCACTATTATTAAAGTGCTTGTTGTTTTTTCCTCTAGACTGTTTGGCTGCCAGGCACAGGCTGGAAAGAAGACACGGGACCGAGTTGTACTTTTGGTTAAACTGTGGCAGGCTCATAGATATTATAGAAATTATAGAAATAgtattatttatttcaattttccTAGCAAAAAAAACACTCATTAAGAAATATTAACACttacccataaagtcccagtgctgcttttgtgtcacttcccaaattaatttttctctaattttaacctttcttaagtgatttatcaccatttatcatgacattatcctctgtattttgtgttttttcagtgaacatcacatcatttcatttgtttttcatttatttatttgcacatacaaatataaaataaaacaaatacatgtacatatctctcttgggagagagaggagggtacgaaaatgtgcaggtgaggttGGAAACCTGAAAGgcttatagaatgacctcacATTGACCTAgctgtattttaaacaaaataaagactagaagcactcggagagtgcagacctccaccaaggctgatcagtggccccccccgtgggcccccccacgccaaggaggttatgtttttgccagggtgtgtttgtttgtctgtctgtttgtctgtccgttagtgtgcaacataactcaaaaagttatggacagattttgatgaaattttctggtctgccccccccccccccccccccgtgggccccccgactccctgatcaccaccaaaatttaatcatttcttccttatcccatttccaacaaaccctgaaaatttcatcaaaatctgtccataactttttgagttatgttgcacactaacggacagacaaacagacaaacaaacaaaccctggcaaaaacataacctccttggtggaggtaaatatcatttgcataccttccctgaagtagagggataaataaaaaatgacataaaaataaaagaaatgatgGTTGTACTGTATATCTATAAATATAATTTCTCTCAATAAGataaagagtaaaaagaaatgaataataatgataatgcaaatatgtattttccaatatttaattcactgatcatgtggatgttcataaaagcattaAAGTTggtggttattatataaaaaacagagaaaactgaagaaatatatcatgcaaaatctatcaataactgaacgtaaacaaagtgtgtccatccactgtcattgatccaactccatgggttttactggtgaatcaatgttgtagaagatgacggtgtttccacggtaactatggagcctgtgaacgtccatatgggtcatatctgatgaccatgaaaagatgaagaactgtattttacaacaactattgcatgtattaataggattagtggttgattAGTTATGAAACACtggagatcagtagatgcttttggttgccagtggctgtttaggtttttAATGGGCTAAAGcctctttagccctatcagccggcccgcgggctgaaaaaattatattaatattcatctactataaaaatacaataaatcaggataatgaatgttttttttcaacttttgctcaaagtttagaccctaatgttaataaaagtacatcaaaagtgtattttagtgcaaactttaatgttcaaacatgatttttaatctttgtggggtgaaatacacgctattaaaaatctccgacacgaacaattaatttatgcatatcatcatcaatccagccaaaaaaaaaaaacagacgaggagaaaaaatttgaaattctcttttagtttgttccagtttactcaggcatagtaatagatacaatattttagacaatgggaatagattctgtgaggtctgtaaatgtgcacagacaccaagaacatccatatgaattttattattgtgaaggaattcttcatttactttggctatgtctgtttaggcgtttttccccccaaaaatacggtcagggtttaacaggttaagaaTTTCATTTTACAAAAGTGTCCTGTCCAAgacaagcagcagcagcagtgttaaCAACTGTTACTGTTACAGTAAAATAAATTACAGAATCAAGTGCTATCAAACTAATATTCATTAGAATCTTCACAGTCAGTATGTGAAACAAACCAGGTCAAATATCTACGGACAAATATGTCTGTCCCCATGTCATTTAAGATGAACTTTGACACCAGAAAGGAGACCGTCTCCTTATAAATCCAGTGTTTTTTAGTCATTCACATGTGACATTATAATACTCATAAATGTAGTTTCATTAAATTTATAACTGCACAAAGATAAGAattgttatgtttgtttttttgttgttgatgtatGACCATGTTCAGGCTCAGAGCAGACttcctcttgttttgttttttttctgttttatgatattaaccctttcatgcatgaattatgagaaccttaatcatgatttttcccccctttttattcctctttaggcatgaaaaaaaacaaaaaaaaaacaacaatgtgattgacagctttttatgaacctatttttcatggagttggaaaaatgtccactcaaatggatatgatccgtttcatttttgaagcaagaaatgtgtatttactggtgtactgtgaaaactatgaagtaaaaacacttttaatgctgctaatctgatgttttctcatatttaaacatactctaatactagttcttactcacttcatgggaataatatgcaaaaatatccatttagttaaagaaaaaattataattacagtctaataacaaatgatttacactcaaacgtgttactgaagatcaggtttatcaagaacagcaaagtgacatgatgcataagtgtccactgtgttggcttatatggaactaaaacagcaaaatccatgaatatacaagagaagagcagtagaatagctgtccactgtagtgaccactatgcatgaaagggttaaagtacaatGTTTGAACCAGATTATTATTCCCTTAACTAAAcaggtcaaaatggacaaaagaaACAAATGGTTTAATGAGGGACTTTGGTGTTTTTTGTGGCCAACGTAAAGGATGGTTTGATTAGATGCTATCTGCAAATTCACTAGTAGGtataactaaataaatatccCACACATTTCAGCTCATTTTGCAATAGGTGTCAAGCAGAGAGAGCTGCAAAGGCATTGTTAAACTCTGTATGAAACACTAAATAGGTCTAAATACTGTAACTACCTGTGCTTTACTGACAAATGTATGTGAGGATGGAAGCACACCTAAAGCAGCctcataacctcctgagacccagcaatgcgtttttgtcctctgtagggaacaaaatttcacagttttacttacaaAATGCTGGACAGTGAAAAGGAccttccattaaaaaataaataaataaaaataattaaaaaaaaaaaaaatctgaaaaaactgttttgttgtattatgcagtttccaatcaagacaattatttaatgcaacaaagctaaaactttcactttccggGGTCTAAGGAGGATAAATAAGAATGTACCAAGGTTTTGGTCTGTGGGAGAATAAGGTACACTGTCCAACACAAGCATATGATCAATGCTGATCAATGATCAGTGGAGGCTGTCATATTCATGTTCAACCTCAGCACACTATGACAGACAGCATCTACACCATGTAAACACTGAAAagatgcatatgtgtaaataggTCACACAGTCCAGCACAGACATAAATGTTGCAGCAGAGAGTCTCTTTGTGGCTTCTTAAGAAAGTCTGGACATGATTCTAAAATAAGGACTTCAGCTTTAGTATGAAGTAAtagtttagattagatgagactttattgatcccacaacagggaaattcaatggtcaaggcagcaacagaatgaagtgcaagaaaaaatgtgcagcataaagataacacaaaagacaaacaacaacaacaacaacaacaacaacaacaacaacaacaacaataatgataGCCACAGAGGGTCAAAGAAAAGTCAAGATTCTTAAATATGCAACATCATTACTTGACATCTCATAATCATAtgatgactactattactactgataataataataataataataataataataataataataataataataataataataataactgccaTAGCCACAGAAGGTCAAAGAAAAGTCAGGATCCTTAAATATAAAACACCACTACTAGACATCACATAATCATATGatgactactactattactactgcaaataataataataataataataataataataataataataatcatcatcatcatcatcatcatcatcatcatcatcatcatcatcatcatcatcatcataatcatagtAAGTATGTTGTAGTAGTAAATAAAAAGGATCATcaattaaaataccaaggaatctgtagGTATGTGTAAATATAGATAAATATATACAAAGCTGGGATTACAGGTGGAAACATCCCATTAATATTTTGTTGCAGTGACCTTACTTCTTTTGCAATAAAATAACTTCTGGCTTAATTTACCAGGAATATAACATCCAGAATTctttagcagtttttttttttttttttcttatttaatttgtgTATCAGTGCAGTGTATTTCAGGTCACTTCCGGGCTTTTTATGTTTCATTACAggaaatattaaaagaaaaactTTCTCCGGGGTTCGCGCATGCGCCGAGCAGCCGTAAAGTGCAGCAGAACGTCGTGCTGTTGCTGAAGCGCAAACCGGGAAGAGCCGTGCGTGAAGGAGCAGAGGAAACATACGAGCTGCGTTTGGTTTGAACACAGACCTGAGCTCCAAACCCACGTGGCTAATGAACTACAACACGGCTCTGCTGTGTGTTCCCATTGGTCCACAGGTGATTAACGGGATTGACTGCTAAGAAGCTTTGGCCGAAAGGTAAATACGAAAGCAAAGTAGGAGAACCAAAGCTTGTTCTTCGTTGGGAGAAGGAGCTAGAAGGCAGAACAAAACATGAACTGAGAGGACATTTACAGCTGTCTGACACTCTGTAAGCTGAGGTGTGTGTGTTGACAGGGAAGCAGACATGGTAGAAGTGTTTACCGGCAGGACACTTCTGAATAAAGACGGGGATTTTGTCGACCCCGAAGAGGCTTTAAGGAATAAAGTGGTGGGGATCTACTTTTCTGCGGGATGGTGTCCACCGTGCAGAGATTTCACACCCATCCTGTGTGATTTTTACACCGAGCTGGTGGAAGAGAGTGAACCTCCAGCCCAATTTGAAATAGTTTTCATCTCTTCTGACAAGTCAACAGATGACATGGTTGAATATTACCATGACATGCACGGAGACTGGCTAGCTCTGCCCTGGACGGATGACTACAAACAGTTAAGTATCAAATCCTAATGAGGATGAAAACTACAGGCTCATATTTATCCGCGGCTGGTACATTAATATGActctgataacactgggttacaaaaaaaaaatgttttttgcaagttgtctaggtttttttcaactaaattaggaccattttgcaccgctaaatccagaAATGttaatctgtttttctcaatcaggtcagggtttttttttttttttgctaatttgattttgaaaaa
This region of Sphaeramia orbicularis chromosome 12, fSphaOr1.1, whole genome shotgun sequence genomic DNA includes:
- the nxnl2 gene encoding nucleoredoxin-like protein 2 — translated: MVEVFTGRTLLNKDGDFVDPEEALRNKVVGIYFSAGWCPPCRDFTPILCDFYTELVEESEPPAQFEIVFISSDKSTDDMVEYYHDMHGDWLALPWTDDYKHELKQRYKITAVPKLVIVKENGDVITDKGRKQIRDRGLACFRSWLDAAEIFQNFKG